In Rhodamnia argentea isolate NSW1041297 chromosome 4, ASM2092103v1, whole genome shotgun sequence, the following proteins share a genomic window:
- the LOC115746669 gene encoding phosphoinositide phosphatase SAC3 isoform X2 produces the protein MALCAEIESSFRSHEACMQKFRLYETRSMFYMIGRDKSRTYWRVLKIDRLDPSELNILEDSTTYTELECSDLLRRIHEGNISTGGLKFVTTCYGIVGFIKFLGPYYMLLITKRREIGAICGHTVYAISKSEMIPLPNSTVRSNLPNSRDEDRYKRLLCTIDLTKDFFFSYSFHVMRSLQKNFCDNEAGHVLYETMFVWNEFLTREIRNHLKNTMWTVALVYGFFKQATLSVAGRDFTLTLIARRSRHYAGMRYLKRGVNEKGKVANDVETEQIVYEGVPEGLPVQITSIVQNRGSIPLFWSQETSRLNLKPDIIVSKKDQTYEATRLHFENLVSRYGNPIIILNLIKTEEKKPRESILRAEFANAIDFINKDLPEENCLRFLHWDLHKQSRSKATNALLLLGRVATYALTLTGFFYCQVSPAWRPDDCLKRSSLEKVNNGGLTSRDLGENENDLGDLLERKPSEGDNLINGDHSGKPPMFQRGVLRTNCIDCLDRTNVAQYAYGLTALGHQLHALGGIDCPKIDLGAPLADELMGFYESMGDTLAHQYGGSAAHNKIFSERRGQWKAATQSQEFFRTLQRYYNNAYMDAMKQDAIDVFLGNFQPDIDKPAVWELDSDQPSGSGRNGEADVDKDERCMSDGNILRETSPLMSTTKIEPEKICGSVLPDRSEEARRALSESSPDISTSESEITFTRYTPSMPRTQLFGDVQRENNHIYYSEYGDATNFSNFLDLDWLSSSGNSCEEEPYERSSILTSSPVAGLSSENVMYGIGATPSTSDSSMKGREHAATELSYRNSSHTSDVLEEFPDGFVQWVTNGEALCH, from the exons ATGGCTCTGTGTGCCGAGATTGAGAGCTCTTTTCGCTCTCACGAAGCCTGTATGCAGAAATTCAGGCTCTACGAGACTCGATCG ATGTTCTACATGATAGGGAGGGACAAGAGTAGGACATATTGGAGAGTCCTTAAGATTGATAGACTGGATCCATCCGAGCTAAACATTCTAGAAGATTCTACCACTTATACTGAGCTTGAATGTTCTGACCTGTTAAGGAGAATACACGAGGGTAACATATCTACTGGAGGATTGAAATTTGTGACGACTTGCTACGGGATAGTTG GGTTCATTAAATTCTTAGGACCGTACTACATGCTGCTTATAACAAAGCGAAGAGAGATAGGTGCCATCTGTGGTCATACTGTGTATGCCATCTCGAAGAGCGAGATGATTCCCCTTCCAAATTCCACTGTTCGTTCCAATTTACCTAATTCGAGGGATGAAGACAG ATACAAGAGGCTCCTATGCACAATTGACCTCACAAAGGACTTCTTTTTTAGCTACTCATTCCATGTTATGCGTAGCCTACAAAAGAACTTTTGTGATAATGAGGCTGGGCACGTTCTCTACGAGACCATGTTCGTCTGGAACGAATTCTTAACTCGGGAAATTCGGAATCACCTCAAAAACACGATGTGGACGGTTGCTCTAGTGTATGGTTTCTTTAAACAG GCTACACTTTCTGTTGCAGGAAGAGACTTCACATTGACTCTTATTGCAAGACGTTCACGACATTATGCTGGCATGAG GTACCTGAAACGAGGGGTAAATGAAAAGGGCAAAGTAGCTAACGATGTGGAGACAGAACAGATAGTGTATGAGGGTGTCCCTGAAGGCCTTCCCGTGCAAATAACTTCTATTGTCCAGAATCGTGGGTCAATCCCTCTTTTCTGGTCACAGGAAACTTCCCGTTTGAACCTTAAACCAGATATAATAG TGTCAAAGAAGGACCAGACTTATGAAGCCACCCGACTTCATTTTGAAAATCTTGTCAGCAGATATGGAAATcctataattattttaaacctGATTAAG ACGGAAGAGAAGAAGCCTCGAGAATCCATTCTTCGTGCAGAGTTTGCCAATGCAATTGATTTTATTAATAAAGACTTGCCTGAGGAAAATTGTCTGAGGTTTCTTCACTGGGACCTACACAAGCAATCTCGGAG CAAAGCTACAAATGCACTGTTACTTTTGGGCAGAGTGGCCACTTATGCATTAACGTTAACAGGTTTCTTCTATTGTCAAGTATCCCCAGCCTGGAGACCTGATGATTGTCTAAAACGGTCTTCTTTAGA GAAAGTTAATAATGGCGGCTTGACTTCAAGGGATCTTGGTGAGAATGAAAATGACTTGGGAGATCTTTTAGAGAGAAAACCTAGTGAAGGTGACAACTTAATAAATGGAGATCATTCTGGAAAGCCTCCTATGTTCCAAAGAGGGGTACTAAGAACCAATTGCATCGATTGTCTGGATCGAACAAATGTTGCGCAATATGCATACGGATTGACTGCTCTAGGTCACCAACTTCATGCCCTTGGAGGTATAGACTGCCCCAAAATAGACCTTGGTGCTCCTTTAGCTGATGAATTGATGGGGTTCTACGAGAGCATGGGGGACACACTAGCTCATCAATATGGTGGCTCAGCGGCTCATAACAAG ATATTCTCTGAGAGACGGGGTCAGTGGAAAGCAGCCACTCAATCGCAAGAGTTCTTCAGAACTTTGCAACGATATTACAACAATGCTTACATGGATGCTATGAAACAGGATGCAATAGATGT ATTTTTGGGGAATTTCCAGCCAGATATTGATAAGCCTGCAGTCTGGGAGCTGGATTCTGACCAGCCCTCTGGTTCTGGGAGGAATGGAGAGGCGGATGTCGACAAAGATGAAAG ATGCATGTCAGATGGAAATATTCTTCGAGAAACAAGCCCGTTAATGTCAACTACGAAGATCGAGCCGGAAAAGATTTGTGGTTCAGTTTTACCTGATCGATCAGAGGAAGCTAGGAGAGCACTCAGCGAGTCGTCACCTGACATTTCAACCTCAGAGAGTGAAATAACTTTTACGAG GTACACTCCTTCAATGCCTCGGACACAGCTATTTGGAGATGTACAGCGAGAAAACAATCATATCTACTACTCTGAGTATGGAGATGCAACGAATTTCTCCAACTTCCTTGATCTAGATTGGCTCTCATCATCAGGAAACTCATGTGAGGAGGAGCCTTACGAAAG GTCATCAATTCTCACAAGCTCTCCTGTTGCCGGATTGTCATCTGAGAATGTCATGTATGGAATTGGGGCGACCCCATCTACAAGTGATTCCAGCATGAAG GGAAGGGAGCATGCTGCAACTGAGCTATCGTATCGTAACTCCTCCCATACTTCTGATGTGTTGGAGGAATTTCCAGATGGCTTTGTACAATGGGTAACCAACGGGGAGGCACTCTGCCACTGA
- the LOC115746669 gene encoding phosphoinositide phosphatase SAC3 isoform X1 has translation MALCAEIESSFRSHEACMQKFRLYETRSMFYMIGRDKSRTYWRVLKIDRLDPSELNILEDSTTYTELECSDLLRRIHEGNISTGGLKFVTTCYGIVGFIKFLGPYYMLLITKRREIGAICGHTVYAISKSEMIPLPNSTVRSNLPNSRDEDRYKRLLCTIDLTKDFFFSYSFHVMRSLQKNFCDNEAGHVLYETMFVWNEFLTREIRNHLKNTMWTVALVYGFFKQATLSVAGRDFTLTLIARRSRHYAGMRYLKRGVNEKGKVANDVETEQIVYEGVPEGLPVQITSIVQNRGSIPLFWSQETSRLNLKPDIIVSKKDQTYEATRLHFENLVSRYGNPIIILNLIKTEEKKPRESILRAEFANAIDFINKDLPEENCLRFLHWDLHKQSRSKATNALLLLGRVATYALTLTGFFYCQVSPAWRPDDCLKRSSLEKVNNGGLTSRDLGENENDLGDLLERKPSEGDNLINGDHSGKPPMFQRGVLRTNCIDCLDRTNVAQYAYGLTALGHQLHALGGIDCPKIDLGAPLADELMGFYESMGDTLAHQYGGSAAHNKIFSERRGQWKAATQSQEFFRTLQRYYNNAYMDAMKQDAIDVFLGNFQPDIDKPAVWELDSDQPSGSGRNGEADVDKDERSIFKRCMSDGNILRETSPLMSTTKIEPEKICGSVLPDRSEEARRALSESSPDISTSESEITFTRYTPSMPRTQLFGDVQRENNHIYYSEYGDATNFSNFLDLDWLSSSGNSCEEEPYERSSILTSSPVAGLSSENVMYGIGATPSTSDSSMKGREHAATELSYRNSSHTSDVLEEFPDGFVQWVTNGEALCH, from the exons ATGGCTCTGTGTGCCGAGATTGAGAGCTCTTTTCGCTCTCACGAAGCCTGTATGCAGAAATTCAGGCTCTACGAGACTCGATCG ATGTTCTACATGATAGGGAGGGACAAGAGTAGGACATATTGGAGAGTCCTTAAGATTGATAGACTGGATCCATCCGAGCTAAACATTCTAGAAGATTCTACCACTTATACTGAGCTTGAATGTTCTGACCTGTTAAGGAGAATACACGAGGGTAACATATCTACTGGAGGATTGAAATTTGTGACGACTTGCTACGGGATAGTTG GGTTCATTAAATTCTTAGGACCGTACTACATGCTGCTTATAACAAAGCGAAGAGAGATAGGTGCCATCTGTGGTCATACTGTGTATGCCATCTCGAAGAGCGAGATGATTCCCCTTCCAAATTCCACTGTTCGTTCCAATTTACCTAATTCGAGGGATGAAGACAG ATACAAGAGGCTCCTATGCACAATTGACCTCACAAAGGACTTCTTTTTTAGCTACTCATTCCATGTTATGCGTAGCCTACAAAAGAACTTTTGTGATAATGAGGCTGGGCACGTTCTCTACGAGACCATGTTCGTCTGGAACGAATTCTTAACTCGGGAAATTCGGAATCACCTCAAAAACACGATGTGGACGGTTGCTCTAGTGTATGGTTTCTTTAAACAG GCTACACTTTCTGTTGCAGGAAGAGACTTCACATTGACTCTTATTGCAAGACGTTCACGACATTATGCTGGCATGAG GTACCTGAAACGAGGGGTAAATGAAAAGGGCAAAGTAGCTAACGATGTGGAGACAGAACAGATAGTGTATGAGGGTGTCCCTGAAGGCCTTCCCGTGCAAATAACTTCTATTGTCCAGAATCGTGGGTCAATCCCTCTTTTCTGGTCACAGGAAACTTCCCGTTTGAACCTTAAACCAGATATAATAG TGTCAAAGAAGGACCAGACTTATGAAGCCACCCGACTTCATTTTGAAAATCTTGTCAGCAGATATGGAAATcctataattattttaaacctGATTAAG ACGGAAGAGAAGAAGCCTCGAGAATCCATTCTTCGTGCAGAGTTTGCCAATGCAATTGATTTTATTAATAAAGACTTGCCTGAGGAAAATTGTCTGAGGTTTCTTCACTGGGACCTACACAAGCAATCTCGGAG CAAAGCTACAAATGCACTGTTACTTTTGGGCAGAGTGGCCACTTATGCATTAACGTTAACAGGTTTCTTCTATTGTCAAGTATCCCCAGCCTGGAGACCTGATGATTGTCTAAAACGGTCTTCTTTAGA GAAAGTTAATAATGGCGGCTTGACTTCAAGGGATCTTGGTGAGAATGAAAATGACTTGGGAGATCTTTTAGAGAGAAAACCTAGTGAAGGTGACAACTTAATAAATGGAGATCATTCTGGAAAGCCTCCTATGTTCCAAAGAGGGGTACTAAGAACCAATTGCATCGATTGTCTGGATCGAACAAATGTTGCGCAATATGCATACGGATTGACTGCTCTAGGTCACCAACTTCATGCCCTTGGAGGTATAGACTGCCCCAAAATAGACCTTGGTGCTCCTTTAGCTGATGAATTGATGGGGTTCTACGAGAGCATGGGGGACACACTAGCTCATCAATATGGTGGCTCAGCGGCTCATAACAAG ATATTCTCTGAGAGACGGGGTCAGTGGAAAGCAGCCACTCAATCGCAAGAGTTCTTCAGAACTTTGCAACGATATTACAACAATGCTTACATGGATGCTATGAAACAGGATGCAATAGATGT ATTTTTGGGGAATTTCCAGCCAGATATTGATAAGCCTGCAGTCTGGGAGCTGGATTCTGACCAGCCCTCTGGTTCTGGGAGGAATGGAGAGGCGGATGTCGACAAAGATGAAAG GTCAATTTTCAAGAGATGCATGTCAGATGGAAATATTCTTCGAGAAACAAGCCCGTTAATGTCAACTACGAAGATCGAGCCGGAAAAGATTTGTGGTTCAGTTTTACCTGATCGATCAGAGGAAGCTAGGAGAGCACTCAGCGAGTCGTCACCTGACATTTCAACCTCAGAGAGTGAAATAACTTTTACGAG GTACACTCCTTCAATGCCTCGGACACAGCTATTTGGAGATGTACAGCGAGAAAACAATCATATCTACTACTCTGAGTATGGAGATGCAACGAATTTCTCCAACTTCCTTGATCTAGATTGGCTCTCATCATCAGGAAACTCATGTGAGGAGGAGCCTTACGAAAG GTCATCAATTCTCACAAGCTCTCCTGTTGCCGGATTGTCATCTGAGAATGTCATGTATGGAATTGGGGCGACCCCATCTACAAGTGATTCCAGCATGAAG GGAAGGGAGCATGCTGCAACTGAGCTATCGTATCGTAACTCCTCCCATACTTCTGATGTGTTGGAGGAATTTCCAGATGGCTTTGTACAATGGGTAACCAACGGGGAGGCACTCTGCCACTGA